The Acidimicrobiales bacterium genome contains the following window.
ATGTCCTGGGTGGCGGCGTCGATGGTCTGGCGGGCGCTGTCGAAGGCCTCGAGCAGGCGTTCGCGCCCCGCCATCAGCTGCTCGACCTGTTGGCGGGCGTTGCGGCGACGGCGGGCCAGGTCGCCCAGCATCCGCTCGCGCACCCGCTGCGCCTCGGCCACCATCTCGCGACCCTCGCGGCGCGCGTCCTCGGCCGCCTCCTCGATCCGCGCCGCCGAGGTCTCCCGCAGCTCCCGGAGGTGGGCCTCGGCCCGGCCGAGCTGCTCACGGAGCTCGTGTTCGCGCTCGGCCGCCTCGCGCAGGGCCTCGCCCACCGAGTGCAGCAGCGCTCGCACCTCACCCGTGTCGTAGCCCCGGAACGCCGTGGAGAACTCGGTGGCCGCCAGTCGGTCGGGGTCGATCGGGCCGGAGGCGGACATCGCCTCCGATGGTACGACCGCTCAGCCGTCGGCGGACTGATCCACCTCGGGCGCCTCGAGGTCGAGGGCGTTGCCGCCCAGCGCGTCGAGGGCGCGGAGGGCGTCGTCGAGGGTCTCGACGCCGATGACCTCCACGTCGCCGGCCCGGGCCCGGGCCTGGTCGGCCTCGCTGGCAGGGACGAGGAACACGTCGGCGCCGGCCTCACGCACGGCGGCGGCCTTCTGGCCGATGCCGCCGATGGGCCCGACGTTGCCGTTCCCGTCGATGGTGCCCGTGACCGCGACCTGCGCCCCACCGGTGATCTCGCCCGGCGTGAGGACGTCCAGCACAGCAAGGGTGAAGGCGAGGCCCGCGGAGGGGCCGCCGACCTGGCCGGTGTCGATGGCCACCGGGAAGGGGAGGTCGAGCACCTGGTCGCGGGTGCCGAGGTTCACCCCGAGCAGGGGTCGATCGGGGTCGTCGGGCTGGGCGCCCAGCTCGACCACCTCGGTGCGCACGGGCAGCGGCTCGTCGGGTGACGCCGTGGCGCCCCCCTCGTCGTCGCCGCCCTCGTCCTCGCGCTCCTCGCCCTCGTCCTCACCCTCCGCACCCTCGTCGACCGGCTCGATCGAGCTCGGGTCCCGCTCGAGGCGGAGGCGCACCTCGTCGCCGGGCTCGTGCGCCTGGATGCGCTCGACCACCTCGTCCGAGGTGTCGGTGCGGTGGCCGTCGACGGCGACGATCACGTCGCCGGGCCGGGCGATCTCGGCCACGGGGAGATCCGGGGCCACCCCGAGGATCACGGCCCCGGTGCCCGACTCGACGTCGAAGCCCAGGTGCTCGAAGGCCACCTCGGCGGCGACGTCGACCGAGTTGTCCATCATCTGGAGGTTCACCTGGCGGTTCTCCTCGGCGCTGTGGTCCCCGAGGACCACCTCCTCGTCCACGACGTCGGTGTCGGGGTCGAGCCACCCGAGGAAAGCCGTGAGGGCCCGGGCCGGGCGGGTCGACACCGTGGTGAAGAAGATGGCGCCCTCCTCCGGCGGGTGCTCCGGCCCGCCTTCCACGGACACCAGCGGCTCGGTGGCCCGCACCGAGCCGGGCGCGATCAGGTAGTAC
Protein-coding sequences here:
- a CDS encoding PDZ domain-containing protein; the protein is MDTRDDTVLPAPQAAPGTDDPVRPGESGEIGGAGDGSDAVTGGRPRYHRLRWALVIVAALLFVAFVASMFIRLPYYLIAPGSVRATEPLVSVEGGPEHPPEEGAIFFTTVSTRPARALTAFLGWLDPDTDVVDEEVVLGDHSAEENRQVNLQMMDNSVDVAAEVAFEHLGFDVESGTGAVILGVAPDLPVAEIARPGDVIVAVDGHRTDTSDEVVERIQAHEPGDEVRLRLERDPSSIEPVDEGAEGEDEGEEREDEGGDDEGGATASPDEPLPVRTEVVELGAQPDDPDRPLLGVNLGTRDQVLDLPFPVAIDTGQVGGPSAGLAFTLAVLDVLTPGEITGGAQVAVTGTIDGNGNVGPIGGIGQKAAAVREAGADVFLVPASEADQARARAGDVEVIGVETLDDALRALDALGGNALDLEAPEVDQSADG